TGCCGGCAGCTTGCTCGCCCtcatcgtcctcctcctcgtccagTTCCTTCTGTTCGACAGGTTCCGCGGTGAGTTCAAGTTCGGCCACTCGCTCCCTGCCGGACATGAGCAAGCTGGAGATCAGCAGTGGCACTGTCCCAGGATCGACGCCGGGAGCAGCGGCTACGCAGCCAGCCAATGTCGCACAGGTCAGCTCGTCCGGTGCGGCCAAGGAGTCCAAGTACAGCAGCAGtggaggagctgctgcagGTTCGGGAATAAGCATGCGGAAGCTGCTCTCCTCGGATGTCTATGAGTTTAAGGACACGGAGCCCTTCGAGTTTGAAAAGCGCATCTCTCCAATGGCCTCTGTGGGCGGTACTGTGGCTGCCGGAGCCACTGCATCCGGTGCAATGGCGGCTGCAGGAGCTGCTTCGGTGATCACGACAGTGgtgccaacagcagcagcctcCGGATCAGGCGGAGCAGCCAGTGCCTCCACTCCAGCCCCAGTGGTGGTCGGATCGGCGGCCAGGAAGCAAGCACTTAAGGCCAGCGCGATTCAGCACATCCTGGAGCACCAAAGTCCCGCCGCTGGTCGCGAGCGTGGCTATGGTGGTATGACATCATCATTAAGCCTTTTaacagcgcccaagcttaaaaAGAGGGGTTCTCCACTGAAGGAGCCAGCCTTGTGTATGGAAAAGTCGAAAACCTACAAGTTGGATAAGGATCAAGTCCAGCAGCCAGTGGAGCAGAAGACTCAGCAGCTAACCCAACCCACCTTAGGGCCAGTAGAATCATACGGAGCAGGCACACCGGAGGCCATGTCCAACTTGAGTACGCCAACTACATCGAGCGGCCACGCCCAGCTGTCAGCCTCCTCCACTTACAGCCAACTGACTCCGCATCATGCCACACCATTCGATGCCTTGAGGAAGTCGCCCAGTTTTAATCTGAACATCACCGCCTTGAACGAGGAATTGGCGCAGACTGTGCAAGAGACCACTCGAGCGCTAACGGATGCACTGCAGCCTCCAAGTACGCCTGTCCCGCCGCCCGTGTCGGCCAGTGGATCTACTCCAACTGCAGTGACGCCAGTGATCACCGCAACGCCCACAGCTGGGTCAGCCGGCTTGAGTTGTCCCAGCACTCCACCCACGGGAGCAAACCCAGTTTTGGCCTCGCCCAAGTTGAGCACACCACCGCAGGCGATCAATGCCAGCAAACAGCCGCCGGCTCCACACATTGTGGGCAGCCCCTTCATCGAAACCAGGAACGTGTTCGAGCTGAGCACATCCAACGAAGGCAGTGGCTACAGTTCGGGCGAGTCCAAGGACAACAAGTTTGAGAAACTGGAGAACGTGAAAATACTGCTGGCCGGAGCAGTGGGGCCCTTCGACCTGGATGCCGGAAGCTATGAGCAGAAGACCAGCTCCATAGCGGACAAGGTGCTGAAGGCCATCAGTCAGAAAaaggaggaggtggagaacAACAAGGGCAAGCCGCCGGTGGAACCCGCTGCCGCCGCCAAGACACCAGGGCGTGAGGATGTGGTGCCAAGCCCGACGGCCAAACTGGATCTGTGCAGCAGTGCCATCAAGCTCGACACCCTGAAGTTGTTGAGCGAACCACTCAAGATTCAAACGGGTCCACTTTTGGGCGAAATCTATAGACCCGGACCACCAACCAGCAGTCCGGAGACCAAGTCCATTCTGGAGTCTTCGTTGCCGGCGAAGAACAGCGAGTTGAGCGAGACGATTCAGAAGCTGGAGTGTGCCATCCAGCAGCGAAAGACGCCGGTTGGTGGAGCCCTCTCGCTGGCCAGCTCTACGGCAGGTACCCCACCCACCGCCCATACTCCGAACTCGACTGCCACTGCAGGAGCAGGATTCTCAGACGAATCAATGGACAGCACCGACTCCGAGCAGCGTCTGGTCATCGAGGATGTGATAGCAGAAGAGCACACAACGACCACAACAACTGGCGAGCAGAAGAGTCCTGGATCCCAGCAAGAGGAGGGTCAAACTAATACGGCCACCATGGCGACGGCGGTTACCGCCGAAACGGAgggcaccagcagcagcacaccCACGCCTCCGGTTCCTGCTCCCGTGAAATTGGAACTGGGTGCCAAGGCTATGCCAGGAATCCAAGCACCCATTCCTCTGAAGCCCGCAGAGGGTAGCTCCTTTGCTGGGAAACTCACCGGGGTGGTTCAGCCACCACCGCTGGCCAAGCtccagcagcaggaggagatGGGTCAGGCTCAGGGCCAGTCGAAGAGTATCAGCTCATTTGGCATTCCCATTGTGCTACCCGAGATTCCCGCCTCTGTTGTGGTGGCCACGCCAGCCCTCATGGTGGCCTCCGCCGCCACAGTGATGCGTCACAGTCCTGGCTCCACGCCGAACTCGCAGGCACCCGTCCTGATCTCTCCCAAAACGTTCCTTACCGCACCAAAAGGGGCCGAGGTTGGTGGACTGTTGCTAAAGGCCTATACAGGAGTGAGCGGAGCAGTGGGAGCGGCACCAGCCGGAAGCGTTATAGCAGCAGCCGGCGGAGGAACACCCACTGTCATCTCCAATTTcccccaacagcagcaacagcagcagcaggccagCGTGCTTCAAGCGTCATCGGAGATGACCGCCAACTACGTTTTGGACGCGGAAATGGCCGAACCTTCCAACATCAGTGCCCCAGTGGTGGCGCGCCCATTTGTGATGCACGCCGTGGGCAAGGAACTGTTCAATGTGGTCGCACCGGCGGCCAGCTCGCCCTTGATCAGCGATCCCCACAACGAGTCGATTAATTTACTTTGCGAGGAAACCATACCGGGCAGTCCGGCGCCCAATTACGGTGGCACCGATCAGCTACCACCCGCCGTGAATTCGGCTCTAGCCATCGTGGGCATTACGCCCCTGCCGCCGGATACGCCGCCACCCGTTGCAGTTGCTGCCAtccagcaacaccagcagcatcaAGTGCAAAgcggccagcagcagcaggcggccAAGACGGGAGAGGTCAATCCCTCGGCGCCCAACAGTTCGCCGGACTCGGCCAGCCAGGATGAGAGTGGCGAAGAGACGAAGAAGAATGCAGAGCTCGAGCACGAGGACTCCACCGGACTGGGAGCGCTGAACAAGCGTAAACGCAACCGCAAGCCGCTACCGATGAACGCCCAGACGTCGGCTGCCGTGGCGGCCCAGCTCCAATCCCTGGGCAAGCGGCGACGCCAGGTGTCCGGAATGCGCAATCAAAAAACCACAACCACCGCCGGTAAGTTAGCTTTGACCCTAGTAGATCCCATGACCAATAGATCAATGACACGTGCCTTCACTTTCAGCTGGCTCCGATACAGACGACAACTCGGATAACATAGCACCGAACAcaggacagcagcagcagcagcaacggcaaAGCGCCCGGCAGCACATGATGCCCCAGAGCAacgcgcagcagcagcagcaacaacagcaattgctgcaacagcagcagacgcAACTGCAGCAGGGCATCCAGTCGACCAACTCTTCGGGCGTGCGACCATGTCCGTACAACTTCCTCGTCGAGCTGGGTAAGAGCTAAAATGAATTTCCTGCCCCACTTGGTTTCCATCTAACAGTCCGATTTCCACTGCAGATCCGGCTCTCAGCTCCGACGAGTGCATCACGATCCTGCGCAAGCAGATCCAGGATCTGCGCAAGGCCTACAACACCATCAAGGGCGAACTGGCGGTTATCGATCGGCGGCGCAAGAAGCTGCGTCGCCGGGAGCGCGagaaaaaacagcaacaactgcagaGCCAGCAGCAGGGCAAGATCTGCGCCTAACTTGGGTGGCACTCACATCAACGTGTGTTGCGCAACGACCCTCTTATTTAATCTTGTTCAAATACAAACAACTTTAGACCGACAGGAAGCACGTTGCCAGTCGTTTATAGACggattttaaatataaaataaaattgtatatCTATGGATTTTTTTCCAACTCTAGTTTTAAGCACAAAACTTAAGGTTAAGCACAAAATTGtctatataaatacatttcaaaaaatgtatgtaattcgtaagcaacaaacaaacaaaatggcatttttttttacctCACCCTTGTGtttagagagagagagagtatTATAAAATCATGGAATTTCCACTGTTTCAATTCAATCATATTTCATTTGTATCAAATTTGGGGCTTGCACATCAAAGTTAACGCGGACGTCTTAGGAAACGGAGTATCCACCTTCGAGCAGGATATGGTGGCCGTTCACGAAGCTCGACTTGCTGCTCAGCAGATAGCCGGTGGCGTCCACCACCTCCTGCACCTCGCAGAACCGATTCAGCGGGATGTGGGCCAGCAGCGGTCCACTCTTGGCGGGATCCGACCAGTTGTCGGCGCCCATTTTGGTCAGCACCACGGTGGGATTGACGGAATTGACGCGAATTTTGCGCGGACCCAGCTCCAAGGCCAGCGACTTGGTCAGCGAATCGAGGGCCGCCTTGGTGGCACTGTAGGCCGTGTGGCCGCCAAAGGATCGGGACGACGCTATCGAGGACACGTTGACAATGGAGGCTCCGTCTTTCAGGCGGGGCAGCAGGGATTGAGTCACATTGAACACCGCCTTGATGTTCACATCGAAGTGGCTGTagggaaatggaaatcatATATTAGTTAGAATTGGATACCAGTCATTTTTCCAAAACTAATTTGGGATTGGTAAATGGTTTAATGCTACATTTAATGCTGAAGGTCAATTAGAGTTGGGCTTCCAGTTGCCTTTTCTTATAATCTGATCATGATAATCGTTATCATAGTTTAACGATTCCGGTGATCGTGATCTTTCAAAAACCAAACAGAACTTGTTTTTGATAAGAACGAGAGTTCCGTTTAGTTAATATTCCATTCGgatgatttttaattaattaattgataaatttatttataaatacgATATATATGAAGTTGTACACTTTAGCACATATTATCTCGTTTATATATGTTGTTTTTACTTTTAGTGAAGAAGAGAGGAAATCAAATAGGTTTAGAAATGTTTGCCGGTAATAAAAAagttataaaaataagatAAGATTAATTAAACTGTGTTGGGATACCTGTTAAacacaatttttttaaatgttggGTTTTTTCGTACTTTTTTACTTGTCCCAAAGCTAGGCTTGCTAGCACAGCTTTTAGCTGACAATAGGAGGATAACCATCCACTTACGTGTCGAAATCCTGTTCGGTGAGCTCCTCGAAAGGCTTGATGATGGCCACGCCGGCGTTGTTGACCAGCCCGTCCAGCAGAGGCACCTTCGCCAGTCCCTCGCGCACCGCCTGCCAGCCGCTGAGATCCAACTGAAGCGGCTGGATGTGCACCGGATCGAAGGCCAccagctgctggagctgctccgGCTTCCTGGCCACCGCGATGACGGTAGCACCCGCGGAGGCCAATTGCTTGACCAACGCCTGGCCAATACCGGCCCCGGCTCCGGTCACCAAGATCACCTTGCCCGCAAGATCTGTCCACATGATGATAGCTGCTTAATATTGGAAAGTTCCGTTCCGAATGCAAGAGGATCGCTGGGCGAACTGAACTAGAAATACTGTTTACACCTTATCGACGCCACCAATCGCCGGCCAGACCGGAGCTTTCCTCGGAGAATCCGAAGCCGGGAGCTTTGGCTCTCTGCGGTAGGGCGTTTAAGGTCGTTCTTCGATCGCAGATCTCCAGAGAATCTCCTCCAGGGGGTGGCAGTGAGGTGGCCCGAGGCTTGGTGGCCCCCTGAACTGATAAACGATCGGTTATAAATAGAGCCATAGGCCCAAATAGAGCGATAAGCCCAAGAATCCGGATTCGTGAATGACCTGGTGGTTCTTCAAGCCCAACCAGTTTCTCAATTAGAGCAACTATTAACAATTTGCATCTAAGCTCCCTACTTATACTTAAAtagaaaataattttaaattaagcaATACTTTGAACAAGGCACattttataaagaaaaaaaaaaattaataaataaacatactTAACagcattaaagtctttattattaaattagttAGTTACTTGGGTAAACTAAAAGTTTGGAGGCGACTTAGTTAAGTTAGCTAATTAGCAtcatttttgaatttaatcTAAAGTATCAGAACATTTGAAAactatcaaataaataattcaatataattatgtaaataatttatgccgagcaaaagtttttgtttGGGGACCAATATTTAATACATATAAATTTCGGATAGAACTCTGTCTTAAGTTGTTATTCATCTAAAAATGTgaactttttaatttcagcAGTGTTAACGCCTTGCAATATAACAGTGTAAACAGTTATTATATCGCTGTCATCGGGTTGCCTGCCAATCGATAGCTGCGGCAAGTAGTCAACAaaacaattattaattttagttaaaattaaatgaataacTAACTAAATCAGCTGGAAAATGGCGCAAACGCAAGCATCAGGTAGGTCATAAGTCATTCGAATAAGCCCACATTAGTTCCATTTTTTCAACAACCATTTAGCCGCCAAGCGCATGAAGCTGGAGAAGAAGCCGGCAAATCCCGTGGAAGAGGATGGTAACTATTGCAGATAAACCTGTTTACAGGGCATAAATCCACGCTTCCATCCCTAGAGACGCCTTCTGTGTTCAATCCGAAGTACAGGGTGTGCCCCTACTTGGACACCATCAACCGTAACCTGCTGGATTTCGATTTCGAGAAGCTGTGCTCCATTTCGCTGACGAGGATCAATGTTTATGCGTGCCTGGTGTGCGGCAAGTACTTCCAGGGACGTGGCACCAACACCCACGCCTACACGCATTCCGTGGGCGAGGCGCATCACGTGTTCCTCAATCTGCACACGCTGCGATTCTACTGCCTGCCGGATAACTACGAGATCATCGACTCTTCGCTGGACGACATCAAATACGTGCTGAATCCGACGTTCACACGCCAGGAGATCAGCAAGTTGGATCAGTTACAGCCGAAGCATTCGCGAACCGTGGACGGTGTTCTGTACTTACCCGGCGTCGTGGGTTTGAACAACATCAAAGCCAACGACTACTGCAATGTGGTGCTGCATGCACTCTCCCACGTCGGTCCACTCAGGGACTACTTCCTGCAAAAGCAAAGCTATGCGCATGTCATGCGGCCACCTGGCGATTCCGTGTTCACGCTGGTGCAACGTTTCGGCGAGCTAATGCGCAAGATGTGGAATCCGCGGAACTTTAAGTCGCACGTTTCGCCACACGAGATGCTGCAAGCTGTGGTGCTTTGGTCCAGCAAGCGTTTCCAGATCACCGAGCAAGGCGATCCCATTGACTTTCTGTCCTGGTTCCTCAATACCCTGCACCGCGCCCTCAAGGGCAACAAACAGCCGAATTCTTCTATACTCTACAAGATATTTCTGGGCGAGATGAAGATCTACACGCGCAAGATACCGCCCGTTGAGTTGGACGACGCGGCCAAGGCGAAACTGCTGGCCACAGAGGAGTACAAGGACCAGGTGGAGGACAAAAATTTCATCTACCTCACATGCGATctaccgccgccgccgctgttcACCGACGAGTTCCGCGAGAACATCATACCGCAGGTGAACTTATATCAGCTGCTGAGCAAGTTCAATGGCTCCGCAGAAAAGGAGTACAAGACTTACAAGGCCAACTTTATGAAGCGCTTCGAGATCACCCGCCTGCCGCAGTTCATCATTCTGTACATCAAGCGATTTACCAAGAACACTTTCTTCCTGGAAAAGAATCCCACCATTGTGAACTTCCCCATCAAGTGAGTGTCAGCACGCGAGTGTTTTTACAATGTTAATTACAACTGGATTCCGTTTTCAGGCACGTGGACTTTGGCGACATTCTGGGCATGCGGCAGCGCGACAAAGATGTCAAGGATACGAAATACAATCTGGTGGCGAATATTGTGCACGACGGCGATCCCAAGAAGGGCACCTATCGTGCCCACATCCTGCACAAGGCTAACGGCCAGTGGTACGAGATGCAGGACCTGCATGTCACCGAGATCCTGCCGCAGATGATCACGCTCACCGAGTCGTACATCCAAATCTACGAGCGCTGTCCAAACTCCTCGTGATCCACCTGACTTTTAGTTACTCCTAGCGGTATTTCGATTAACAAATTGCAtgataaaaaaataaagtatgCTGTAGTCCAGCGTAGGGACTATGGGTGCGCGTGAATAGGAGAAATGTAGACAAGTGTGTTTCATTGTAGAAGAACAGTGCTGGTTAGATGGGCTCTTTGATCTAACTCTAACTTAGACTTAAGAATCGGTGTTTGTTTAAGCTTTAAGCCTCAGCATCAGCTGTGGCCCAAAACAGCTGGATTGCGCATGCGTTGTGCCCACTCCATGCACGACCAAGTGGGTGGATTGGGGCCACGACCAGCAAAAATCGATGGCATCGCCAGTCGTTGGGTGATAGTGTTCGGAAACATGTCGTCGGAGCAGCCGGAGAACACCAGCTACGAGCAGGAATGCCAACGGGCGGAGCTGCTGGGTCTCCAGCCGCCGGATCCCGCGGAGTTCGAGCGCAAGCGGCAGGCAAGACTGGAGCACGAGTTGGCGGAGCAGGAGGCCGCCGAGGCGGTGGTATGTTTTGACCTCTAACCCCACACGAATCGCCACTAAAATTCGCTCTCCAGCTGCTGGAGCAACAAGACGAGAGCCTGGGCAATGTGGGTGGCAAGCTGGGCGAGCTCAATAGCATCCTTTCCAGCACGCAGCAGAAGCTGAATCGCTTCAAGCAAACGGCGTGTGGCAGTTTGACCAACATATTTGCCCGGACCAGCTCGGGCTCGGTGGATCTTTCGGCTGGCATTGGTAGATCGGGCTCAATCGCCTCCAGCCAGGAGGAGCGTCCTCCTGTCCAGGAACAGCCGCTGGCCAAGCCCCCGCCGACGGCTGCCGAGGTCAGCGCCGCCAAGGCGGCCAAACAGAAGCGCATGGACTCGCAGCTGGACAAGCTGGACGCGCTGATCAACCAGGCGGACAACGCTCAGATTGCCATGAGTGAGCAGACACAGCAGATGCGCCGCCTGGCCAAGTGAAGTGTCCCCTTGAGCAGGTGATTATCCATTACTGACCAGCGAAGCCCACAAAAAAACACGCGTTTGCTTCATGAAATGAATGTGTATATGATTCCAACTTTATTTATCCTCACTTATCCTCAGGTGATCCTCGTCGCCTGATCCTGGGCAGCCTTCTTCTCCTCTTCTTTGTTTGGATGAACACATGAGTTTCGCTTAAAACTAAACACAAGTTGAGATTACCCAAAGCGTCTTCAATCACATTTATCGAGTGTGCAGACAGTGCGAGTCATGTATGACTGTCAGCAGTACCGTCTTACAGTCCCGGCGCGCACTGCTCCGCCTTACATTCATCCCATTgactttaaatatatacatataagtaGGTGTGTTCCCATATACTTTACATCAgagttttaaaattaaaatgtttctCGGTTATTTGTTGACATGTGTAGTTAAGAACAGAATTACAAATGTTGGACAATAATGTTTGTGTGTAAATGTTTGTGTAGCTAAATTATAGTTCATACATATTCTGTTTTAATCTTGTTTCTGGAAACATATTGAAGCATAttaccatatatttataatatatgttATTCGTAAGcaataactttttttttcgcttagttcctattcattttttttggtAAGTCACATTTCGGAAAACTTGTTAATTCAGTtctttgaaaatatataaaaattgaatattttcaatatttcaattttactTTATATCTACTATTACTCTACTCTTATTTTTTTCTCGTTAACTTATTTGAATTAATAGGGAACGTCAAAGTgtaaacaaaagcaaaaaaaactTCTTTCTTTTCTTCATAACATGTGCAGTGCGTTTCGCAGCTGTAAGGCCAAGACTTTAACATGTCGCATTGGACTTACAGTCACGGAACGCACTGCATTTGTGctagtacatacatatagaaGTCGTTTATCCAGCTAATACTTGTTGCAAAACGTTTGTTAAactatatataatatacatatatataaaacgaGTCaagcaaaaaaatcaaatcaaattttttcttcacaaaacaaaaaatagtCTTTGGCGTTATCAATTCCTCTTACTGCTAATTAATTTCAAGCCAATGTacaacgaaaaacaaaagcaatgGATGTGAGGACTTACATCAAAGGCATAGTAAAGTATTTTGGATGGAACTGATTGCtaacctaaaaaaaaaatctttgaaaAATTATTGGGCCAGTCGGCCGTTGTATACCGAAAACAAGAAAGTTTCCGACTTACAAGCTATGCTTGATTTCTGAATCGAATTGGGGCACTACTTGTCCTCCGGCGAGGCGGacggggtggtggtggtggccatTTTGGCGGAAGACCGCGGCGGAGTGGGGCTGCGTTTGAGCAGGGTACGCATGCCGAGCGAGTTAGTCGACATGTCCTCCGAAGCGGTGTCCGTATCCGAGTACTCGTCATCGCTCTCGCTGGCATTTCCTGCATCCGTCTCGTAGGGATCCACCTCCTTCTGATGCATGTTGCTCACTTGATCCATAAACACATCCGAATCGACGACCCCGCCGTCAGGTTGATCCTCGTTCTCATAAAAGAAGTACGACAACTGCAGGTGCTCCTCCGTACAGTTCGTGCACAAGGCGTCCGGAATCAAGCGGCCATTCGTCTCGAGGCGCTTCTGAATCATTAGAAACATGTTCAGTGATACATCCATTTGGGGCAGCGTCTGCTGCGCCTGCCACTTCTCCATCAGCGGTGAATTGGCGCCAAAAACGCCGAAGTACAGCTTGCAGGCGCGAAAGCAGCGTAGACGGTTCGAATTCGGGCGAATGCGACGCAGCACACGCAGCTGTGACTCCACCACGTGCAAAAACATGTATTGTTGATTTCGGTTGGGCAGCGAGGTGACCAGCACCGCACGACTGGTGTTCAAACAGAGCTGAGGCAACGGTTGAGGCCACAGCGAGTGCAGCAGA
The Drosophila mauritiana strain mau12 chromosome X, ASM438214v1, whole genome shotgun sequence DNA segment above includes these coding regions:
- the LOC117148615 gene encoding pneumococcal serine-rich repeat protein isoform X2, coding for MVAAPPSAGTSTSGAAATAQPASNKKEKHQRSKQADKEKDKDKEEKQASSGKRKKEKISVEKIDTGDFVVGIGDKLKVNYHEKKSPSSHGSTYEAKVIEINVQRGVPMYLVHYTGWNNRYDEWVPRERIAENLTKGSKQKTRTISTSSANSGSGGGGGSLSVQGSQPPGVSDKQPSKDGCSKMSPSSGNSTGPGAPSQSGSLGGASSTPSLLSTVVKTPPTGGAKRGRGRSDSMPPRSTTPSSVVAHSGRTKSPAASQPQLQQQMKKRPTRVVPGTTTPRRVSDASMASESDSDSDEPVRRPKRQSAKDKPQAGKAQPPGKGRLASSASSSAPAAHPSDDSEEDEEEEEPSAARAASSKQQQQQASSLRGSRAGGNRAMSSGAASAKGRDYDLSEIRSELKGFQPKLLTNAASNEERKDLAKKEPSDEAVLQDIKKEPKLESSAKSSSTELSSETESYADEDSQSSDYRKQLKGSGAGKKEPTASPSKLHHEPVIKRELAVKEEPLKIEPKTEPKEEETKSKPFLSGADIKPTALIAPARFGNTSAAQAASSSGSGSTTAKYTSVIVEKPLTIGGKKSVEQHVPKKAELLKKQSGGASGTAASSSSASQESKKFAEPVASLKVEMPAACSPSSSSSSSSSFCSTGSAVSSSSATRSLPDMSKLEISSGTVPGSTPGAAATQPANVAQVSSSGAAKESKYSSSGGAAAGSGISMRKLLSSDVYEFKDTEPFEFEKRISPMASVGGTVAAGATASGAMAAAGAASVITTVVPTAAASGSGGAASASTPAPVVVGSAARKQALKASAIQHILEHQSPAAGRERGYGGMTSSLSLLTAPKLKKRGSPLKEPALCMEKSKTYKLDKDQVQQPVEQKTQQLTQPTLGPVESYGAGTPEAMSNLSTPTTSSGHAQLSASSTYSQLTPHHATPFDALRKSPSFNLNITALNEELAQTVQETTRALTDALQPPSTPVPPPVSASGSTPTAVTPVITATPTAGSAGLSCPSTPPTGANPVLASPKLSTPPQAINASKQPPAPHIVGSPFIETRNVFELSTSNEGSGYSSGESKDNKFEKLENVKILLAGAVGPFDLDAGSYEQKTSSIADKVLKAISQKKEEVENNKGKPPVEPAAAAKTPGREDVVPSPTAKLDLCSSAIKLDTLKLLSEPLKIQTGPLLGEIYRPGPPTSSPETKSILESSLPAKNSELSETIQKLECAIQQRKTPVGGALSLASSTAGTPPTAHTPNSTATAGAGFSDESMDSTDSEQRLVIEDVIAEEHTTTTTTGEQKSPGSQQEEGQTNTATMATAVTAETEGTSSSTPTPPVPAPVKLELGAKAMPGIQAPIPLKPAEGSSFAGKLTGVVQPPPLAKLQQQEEMGQAQGQSKSISSFGIPIVLPEIPASVVVATPALMVASAATVMRHSPGSTPNSQAPVLISPKTFLTAPKGAEVGGLLLKAYTGVSGAVGAAPAGSVIAAAGGGTPTVISNFPQQQQQQQQASVLQASSEMTANYVLDAEMAEPSNISAPVVARPFVMHAVGKELFNVVAPAASSPLISDPHNESINLLCEETIPGSPAPNYGGTDQLPPAVNSALAIVGITPLPPDTPPPVAVAAIQQHQQHQVQSGQQQQAAKTGEVNPSAPNSSPDSASQDESGEETKKNAELEHEDSTGLGALNKRKRNRKPLPMNAQTSAAVAAQLQSLGKRRRQVSGMRNQKTTTTAAGSDTDDNSDNIAPNTGQQQQQQRQSARQHMMPQSNAQQQQQQQQLLQQQQTQLQQGIQSTNSSGVRPCPYNFLVELDPALSSDECITILRKQIQDLRKAYNTIKGELAVIDRRRKKLRRREREKKQQQLQSQQQGKICA
- the LOC117148617 gene encoding L-xylulose reductase, translated to MWTDLAGKVILVTGAGAGIGQALVKQLASAGATVIAVARKPEQLQQLVAFDPVHIQPLQLDLSGWQAVREGLAKVPLLDGLVNNAGVAIIKPFEELTEQDFDTHFDVNIKAVFNVTQSLLPRLKDGASIVNVSSIASSRSFGGHTAYSATKAALDSLTKSLALELGPRKIRVNSVNPTVVLTKMGADNWSDPAKSGPLLAHIPLNRFCEVQEVVDATGYLLSSKSSFVNGHHILLEGGYSVS
- the LOC117148034 gene encoding U4/U6.U5 tri-snRNP-associated protein 2 — translated: MAQTQASAAKRMKLEKKPANPVEEDETPSVFNPKYRVCPYLDTINRNLLDFDFEKLCSISLTRINVYACLVCGKYFQGRGTNTHAYTHSVGEAHHVFLNLHTLRFYCLPDNYEIIDSSLDDIKYVLNPTFTRQEISKLDQLQPKHSRTVDGVLYLPGVVGLNNIKANDYCNVVLHALSHVGPLRDYFLQKQSYAHVMRPPGDSVFTLVQRFGELMRKMWNPRNFKSHVSPHEMLQAVVLWSSKRFQITEQGDPIDFLSWFLNTLHRALKGNKQPNSSILYKIFLGEMKIYTRKIPPVELDDAAKAKLLATEEYKDQVEDKNFIYLTCDLPPPPLFTDEFRENIIPQVNLYQLLSKFNGSAEKEYKTYKANFMKRFEITRLPQFIILYIKRFTKNTFFLEKNPTIVNFPIKHVDFGDILGMRQRDKDVKDTKYNLVANIVHDGDPKKGTYRAHILHKANGQWYEMQDLHVTEILPQMITLTESYIQIYERCPNSS
- the LOC117148218 gene encoding uncharacterized protein LOC117148218 gives rise to the protein MSSEQPENTSYEQECQRAELLGLQPPDPAEFERKRQARLEHELAEQEAAEAVLLEQQDESLGNVGGKLGELNSILSSTQQKLNRFKQTACGSLTNIFARTSSGSVDLSAGIGRSGSIASSQEERPPVQEQPLAKPPPTAAEVSAAKAAKQKRMDSQLDKLDALINQADNAQIAMSEQTQQMRRLAK